In Candidatus Bathyarchaeia archaeon, the following are encoded in one genomic region:
- a CDS encoding radical SAM protein encodes MAQVSGVKVVLTASATEMSDFYNNPFIAFVAGFAKGPLPLWFVRKMLYPPVERTPDGRAKYAPYGLRKVEAILLENGFSESEVAVVHPCDLEAFIGPNTKAVGISSMDPTGMGYVSKTYSSLVGGGEPMNAIEFRELVKHPSIRRFKPKIIVGGFGSWQLERKKVADSYGVDCVVIGEGEKVVADIFKKAVNGEPLPSVVRVTRNLENENSPIIRHAAIHGSVEISRGCGRNCQFCTPTMQKKRDVPLERIMREVEITVREGCSRITLVTEDLFLYGSKDKRFIPNKEAILKLVKSVAAYPGVKSIQLSHTSLAPVVCDPGMIKEVAEILIERYWYTHNKKPIVTSETGVETGSVRLMRKYMAGKMLPYEPEQWKEIVAQSFGILNDNNWYPLATLIIGLPDEKEEDVLETLELLDDLKGYNAFYVPLFFVPLENCLLMDKSGAELDSLTKARWEFLTRCWEYNIRIWRDTFLENRIHNPLLCSFLKQGVIPIAGKIAGYYYGAKHGEQMKKAIWRMATA; translated from the coding sequence TTGGCGCAAGTTTCCGGCGTAAAAGTGGTGCTCACAGCTTCAGCTACTGAAATGAGCGACTTTTACAATAATCCATTCATTGCATTCGTTGCAGGTTTTGCTAAAGGACCTTTGCCCTTGTGGTTTGTGAGAAAGATGCTTTATCCGCCCGTAGAGCGAACCCCTGATGGGAGAGCTAAATACGCGCCTTATGGTTTGCGAAAGGTGGAAGCTATTCTTTTAGAAAATGGCTTCAGCGAGTCTGAAGTTGCTGTAGTGCATCCATGTGACTTAGAAGCGTTCATCGGACCTAACACAAAAGCGGTAGGAATTTCCTCAATGGACCCTACAGGCATGGGTTACGTAAGCAAAACGTACTCTTCACTTGTTGGCGGAGGAGAACCAATGAACGCCATCGAGTTCAGAGAACTCGTAAAGCATCCAAGCATTCGGAGATTTAAGCCCAAGATTATTGTGGGCGGGTTTGGCTCATGGCAACTTGAACGCAAAAAGGTGGCGGACAGCTACGGTGTAGACTGTGTTGTTATCGGGGAAGGAGAAAAAGTTGTGGCGGACATTTTTAAGAAAGCCGTGAACGGAGAGCCTCTTCCCTCAGTAGTTCGTGTTACTAGAAACCTTGAAAATGAAAACTCACCCATCATCAGACACGCGGCAATTCATGGCTCAGTAGAAATTTCTAGAGGTTGTGGACGTAACTGTCAGTTTTGCACTCCTACGATGCAGAAGAAACGTGATGTTCCACTGGAAAGAATAATGAGAGAAGTAGAAATAACCGTCAGAGAAGGCTGCTCAAGAATTACACTGGTCACTGAAGACCTTTTCCTATACGGCTCAAAAGATAAACGTTTTATACCCAACAAGGAAGCCATCCTTAAACTAGTAAAAAGCGTAGCAGCTTATCCAGGCGTTAAATCCATTCAACTTTCGCATACATCTCTTGCTCCAGTTGTCTGCGACCCCGGCATGATTAAGGAAGTCGCTGAGATTCTCATAGAACGTTACTGGTACACTCATAATAAAAAGCCGATTGTAACTTCTGAAACAGGAGTGGAAACCGGAAGCGTTAGGCTTATGCGCAAGTATATGGCTGGAAAAATGCTTCCATACGAGCCTGAACAATGGAAAGAAATTGTCGCTCAATCGTTTGGAATATTAAATGACAACAATTGGTATCCACTTGCAACATTAATAATTGGGCTTCCAGATGAAAAAGAAGAAGATGTACTTGAAACACTTGAGTTGTTGGACGACTTAAAAGGTTACAATGCATTTTACGTGCCGCTATTTTTTGTGCCCTTGGAAAACTGCTTGCTAATGGATAAAAGTGGAGCAGAACTCGATTCTCTGACGAAAGCGCGATGGGAGTTCCTCACTCGCTGTTGGGAATATAACATTAGAATCTGGCGAGACACATTCCTTGAAAACAGAATACACAATCCGCTTCTGTGCAGTTTTCTCAAGCAAGGAGTCATCCCAATAGCCGGAAAAATCGCCGGATATTATTACGGAGCAAAACATGGTGAACAAATGAAGAAAGCCATATGGAGAATGGCAACTGCTTAA
- a CDS encoding radical SAM protein, whose translation MQKMMFEISNSIPLVGCIAFGLIDRGTNLIQVRPVSTCPLSCVFCSTDAGPKSRIRQTEYIVPVDYLVEEFEKLVAFKGGKHIEAHIDTVGDPITYPKIAELVFCLSQVKGVETVSMQTHGSTLDMNLLNKLCDAGLTRINLSLDASEPELAKKLANTEWYDVEKITQLMNHVVSNTKTDLLVAPVWVPKINDKEIPKIIHLATKLGAGKVFPPLGIQKYEVHKHGRKVKGVKPIPWKKFYEQLRMWEKEFKVKLVLNAKDFGIHEKPMLSIPYRKFETLKVEVVGTGWLKREKLAVTPGRDRCLTLINAEEIPLGARLKARIVANKHNILIAEPV comes from the coding sequence ATGCAAAAAATGATGTTTGAAATCTCAAATTCTATTCCCTTGGTCGGCTGTATCGCTTTCGGCTTAATCGATAGAGGAACAAACTTGATACAAGTTCGTCCAGTTTCCACTTGCCCACTTTCATGTGTGTTCTGCTCAACTGACGCTGGTCCTAAATCTCGAATACGCCAGACAGAATACATAGTGCCCGTGGACTATTTAGTTGAAGAATTCGAGAAGCTCGTCGCCTTTAAAGGCGGAAAACACATTGAAGCGCATATTGATACTGTAGGCGACCCAATAACTTACCCGAAAATTGCCGAGCTTGTTTTCTGCTTAAGTCAAGTTAAAGGCGTGGAAACAGTCTCTATGCAAACACACGGCTCAACATTGGACATGAACCTTTTGAATAAACTTTGCGACGCTGGCTTAACACGAATAAACCTTTCATTGGACGCTTCAGAGCCAGAGCTTGCTAAAAAACTGGCTAATACAGAATGGTATGATGTCGAAAAGATTACGCAATTAATGAATCATGTAGTTTCAAATACAAAAACCGACTTACTAGTCGCTCCCGTATGGGTTCCAAAAATAAACGATAAAGAAATTCCAAAAATAATACACTTAGCGACTAAGCTGGGCGCTGGAAAAGTTTTTCCTCCTTTAGGCATCCAAAAGTATGAAGTTCACAAGCACGGAAGAAAAGTCAAGGGAGTCAAACCTATTCCGTGGAAAAAATTTTATGAACAATTAAGAATGTGGGAAAAAGAGTTTAAAGTTAAACTTGTGCTAAACGCTAAAGACTTTGGGATTCATGAGAAACCCATGCTTTCAATTCCTTACAGGAAATTCGAAACCTTAAAAGTTGAGGTTGTAGGTACGGGTTGGCTTAAAAGGGAAAAATTGGCAGTTACGCCTGGGAGAGATAGATGTTTAACCCTTATCAACGCTGAGGAAATTCCGTTGGGGGCTAGGTTGAAAGCTAGAATAGTAGCTAACAAACATAACATTCTGATTGCTGAACCAGTCTAA
- a CDS encoding DUF5615 family PIN-like protein has protein sequence MKLLLDEMYAGLKEYFETLGWEAVTAQEVGLQGAKDKDVVEYAKKNDLLLITQDQKPAELAELTGVKYVLISNAMIAKIADAKIREKYPNIKRK, from the coding sequence TTGAAGCTTTTGCTTGATGAAATGTATGCGGGCTTAAAAGAATACTTTGAAACTTTAGGATGGGAAGCGGTAACAGCTCAAGAGGTAGGATTGCAAGGAGCAAAAGACAAGGATGTTGTAGAGTACGCAAAGAAAAACGATTTACTTTTGATTACGCAAGACCAGAAACCAGCAGAGCTTGCAGAACTCACTGGAGTAAAGTATGTGTTGATTTCAAATGCGATGATTGCGAAAATAGCAGATGCAAAAATAAGAGAGAAATATCCAAATATAAAACGGAAATGA
- a CDS encoding universal stress protein encodes MFEKILVPLDGSEHSLKALNVAIQIAKKFEAKLTLIHVYSVTIRPIIMPEPTTLTPPGVPIMTPLEISKVAEAAREVGNRILGDGEEKAKAEGIQVEKILAEGHVVQEIIRAAKEGNYDLIVIGARGISRVREMLLGSVTDGVIHHVSCPVLVIK; translated from the coding sequence ATGTTTGAAAAAATCTTAGTTCCATTAGACGGCTCTGAACATTCACTAAAAGCATTAAATGTTGCAATTCAAATAGCCAAAAAATTTGAAGCAAAACTAACACTAATTCACGTGTACTCCGTCACAATTAGACCAATAATAATGCCTGAACCGACAACCTTGACCCCGCCGGGAGTGCCAATTATGACCCCCTTAGAAATCTCAAAAGTAGCTGAGGCAGCCCGTGAAGTGGGCAATCGCATTCTGGGAGATGGAGAAGAAAAAGCTAAGGCTGAAGGCATTCAAGTTGAAAAGATACTAGCGGAAGGTCATGTTGTTCAAGAAATCATCAGAGCAGCGAAAGAAGGAAACTATGACCTGATAGTCATCGGGGCTAGAGGCATAAGCCGAGTGAGAGAAATGCTTTTGGGAAGCGTGACAGACGGAGTGATACATCACGTTTCCTGTCCAGTTTTAGTGATAAAGTAG
- the dinB gene encoding DNA polymerase IV, which translates to MGEKKRIIFHVDMDQFFAAVEERTHPEYKGKPVIVGADPKEGRGRGVVSTCNYEARKFGVRSGMPISKAWKLCPNAVYLPVNYELYMKVSEDIMNILRKYADKFECWGIDEAFLDVTSKVKDYAEAEALARQIKNEIYEKEQLTCSIGVGPNKLVAKIASDFQKPDGLTVVREENAEKFLAPLPVRKLLWVGRKTEQKLKAMGIKTIGDLAHFDPTVLAEKFGVVGTQMYLMARGIDKSEVEERGEVKSISRETTFEEDTSDFGLVLDTADRLSEEVLKDVLRQNLYFKTVTVKVRYENFETHTHSKTLPFFTNRLQDLNLTARELLEAYFRPDRKIRLIGVRVSSFVSGEKQKTLA; encoded by the coding sequence ATGGGAGAGAAAAAACGTATAATTTTCCATGTGGATATGGATCAGTTTTTCGCTGCTGTTGAGGAGAGAACGCATCCAGAATATAAAGGTAAGCCGGTGATTGTGGGTGCCGATCCAAAGGAAGGAAGAGGCAGAGGGGTTGTAAGCACATGTAATTATGAAGCTAGAAAATTTGGTGTAAGATCTGGCATGCCAATTTCTAAAGCGTGGAAATTGTGTCCCAATGCGGTGTATCTGCCTGTGAATTATGAGCTTTACATGAAAGTTTCTGAGGATATTATGAATATTTTGCGTAAGTATGCCGACAAGTTTGAGTGTTGGGGGATAGATGAGGCTTTTCTTGATGTAACTTCAAAAGTGAAAGATTATGCTGAAGCTGAAGCCTTAGCACGTCAAATTAAAAATGAAATTTACGAAAAAGAGCAGTTGACTTGTTCAATTGGGGTTGGTCCAAACAAGCTTGTAGCCAAAATAGCCAGCGATTTCCAAAAACCAGATGGATTAACAGTTGTTAGGGAAGAGAATGCTGAAAAATTTTTGGCTCCTTTACCTGTTCGCAAGCTTCTTTGGGTTGGGCGAAAAACTGAACAGAAACTGAAGGCTATGGGAATCAAAACCATAGGTGATTTGGCACATTTTGACCCTACCGTTTTGGCTGAAAAATTTGGTGTTGTAGGCACACAAATGTATTTGATGGCGCGTGGAATTGACAAGAGCGAAGTTGAAGAAAGAGGCGAGGTCAAATCTATCAGCCGAGAAACCACTTTTGAAGAGGACACATCTGATTTCGGGTTAGTTTTAGACACTGCCGATAGGCTTTCTGAGGAGGTGCTTAAGGATGTTTTAAGGCAAAATCTTTACTTCAAAACGGTTACGGTGAAGGTGCGCTACGAAAATTTTGAGACGCATACGCATAGTAAAACTCTGCCTTTCTTCACTAATCGACTGCAAGATTTGAATCTCACAGCCAGAGAACTGTTGGAAGCGTATTTTAGACCTGATAGAAAAATACGGCTTATAGGTGTGAGAGTTTCCAGTTTTGTATCTGGTGAAAAACAAAAAACACTGGCGTGA
- a CDS encoding MTH938/NDUFAF3 family protein, with translation MIESYEFGSIVINRKKYTKDLIIFPEKILDNWWRKEGHMLNVEDLKEIFEQKTKPEMLVVGTGYYGIMKISPEVNDILKAQAIKLIAQPTKEACQTFNKFLGANKRVVGAFHLTC, from the coding sequence GTGATAGAGTCTTACGAATTTGGCTCAATAGTGATAAACAGGAAAAAATACACAAAAGACCTCATAATTTTCCCCGAAAAAATCCTCGACAATTGGTGGAGAAAAGAAGGACACATGCTTAATGTAGAAGATTTAAAAGAAATCTTCGAACAAAAAACAAAACCAGAAATGCTCGTAGTTGGCACTGGTTATTATGGAATTATGAAAATTTCGCCTGAAGTAAACGATATTTTAAAAGCTCAAGCAATCAAGTTAATTGCGCAACCTACTAAGGAAGCGTGTCAAACGTTCAACAAGTTTTTAGGAGCGAACAAGAGAGTCGTTGGAGCCTTTCACCTGACTTGCTAA